A portion of the Suricata suricatta isolate VVHF042 chromosome 11, meerkat_22Aug2017_6uvM2_HiC, whole genome shotgun sequence genome contains these proteins:
- the ARL2 gene encoding ADP-ribosylation factor-like protein 2 isoform X1, whose product MRNHLLRWRRGRGAGAERRAQVWRCKVPRRPPRVTAVTSPPCRAWELLLNPLCPRGLDNAGKTTILKKFNGEDIDTISPTLGFNIKTLEHRGFKLNIWDVGGQKSLRSYWRNYFESTDGLIWVVDSADRQRMQDCRRELQSLLVEERLAGATLLIFANKQDLPGALSSNAIREALELDSIHSHHWCIQGCSAVTGENLLPGIDWLLDDISSRIFTAD is encoded by the exons ATGAGGAATCACTTGCTGCGATGGCGAAGGGGGCGAGGAgcaggtgcagagaggagagCTCAGGTGTGGCGGTGCAAGGTGCCTCGGAGACCTCCC AGGGTCACTGCGGTGACGTCGCCACCCTGCAGAGCATGGGAACTTCTCCTTAACCCGCTGTGCCCCAGAGGCCTGGACAATGCTGGCAAAACAACCATCCTCAAGAAGTTCAACGGGGAAGACATTGACACTATCTCCCCGACGCTGGGCTTCAACATTAAGACCCTGGAACACCGGGG ATTCAAGCTGAACATCTGGGATGTGGGCGGCCAGAAGTCCCTGCGCTCCTACTGGCGGAATTACTTCGAGAGCACGGACGGCCTCATCTGGGTGGTGGACAGCGCCGACCGCCAGCGCATGCAGGACTGCCGGCGGGAGCTCCAGAGCCTGTtggtggaggag CGCCTGGCTGGAGCGACCCTCCTCATCTTTGCCAACAAGCAGGACCTCCCCGGAGCGCTGTCCTCGAACGCCATCCGTGAG gccctggagcTGGACTCCATCCACAGCCACCACTGGTGTATCCAAGGCTGCAGCGCCGTCACCGGGGAGAACCTCCTGCCTGGCATCGACTGGCTGCTGGACGACATTTCCAGCCGCATCTTCACCGCCGACTGA